In Streptomyces sp. NBC_00878, a single window of DNA contains:
- a CDS encoding alpha/beta hydrolase produces MANPSPLRATALTATALLLSAALAGCGGDGDSEDEDLSAQKLSWEDCPEPSEAEGGGEAPSPLSDGDTWKCATLKAPLDWEKPKGDTIGLALIRAEASGAKDKRIGSLVFNFGGPGGSGVTTLPAFGQDYEQLRTRYDLVSFDPRGVGRSAGVKCESNEELDEYFQQDATPDDAAEQKTLLDSTKEFNAACEKNSGKSLPYVRTTDAARDLDLMRQVLGDDKLHYFGISYGTELGGVYAHLFPKRVGRALFDAVVDPTQDPAQGSLGQAKGFQLALDNFAEDCTSKTEDCPLGDSAQDVKDRIATLLRDLDRKPIPGVFPRQLTQTAATSGIAQSLYSQEFWEYLTEGLQQAYDGDGRVLMLLADSMNGRNQDGEYSNIAAANVSINCADDKPRYTTADVRAKLPEFREASPLFGDYLAWGLVGCTDWAVAGAADHPDVSAPGSAPILVVGNTGDPATPYEGARKMVDSLGKGVGVEVTYKGQGHGSYDSGNKCVRDAVNGYLLDGKVPPTGKVCS; encoded by the coding sequence ATGGCGAACCCTTCCCCGCTGCGCGCCACTGCCCTGACCGCCACCGCTCTTCTGCTGTCCGCGGCCCTCGCGGGATGCGGCGGCGACGGTGACTCCGAGGACGAGGACCTGTCGGCGCAGAAGCTGAGCTGGGAGGACTGCCCGGAACCGTCCGAGGCCGAGGGCGGCGGAGAGGCCCCGTCTCCCCTGTCGGACGGTGACACGTGGAAGTGCGCGACCCTGAAGGCGCCCCTCGACTGGGAGAAACCCAAGGGGGACACGATCGGGCTCGCGCTGATCCGCGCGGAGGCGAGCGGCGCCAAGGACAAGCGCATCGGCTCGCTGGTCTTCAACTTCGGCGGCCCCGGCGGCTCGGGCGTGACCACACTGCCCGCGTTCGGCCAGGACTACGAACAACTGCGCACCCGCTACGACCTGGTCAGCTTCGATCCGCGGGGCGTCGGCCGCAGCGCGGGCGTGAAGTGCGAGAGCAACGAAGAGCTCGACGAGTACTTCCAGCAGGACGCCACCCCCGACGACGCGGCCGAGCAGAAGACGCTCCTGGACAGCACCAAGGAGTTCAACGCGGCCTGTGAGAAGAACTCCGGCAAGTCCCTCCCGTACGTACGCACCACGGACGCGGCCCGCGACCTGGACCTGATGCGGCAGGTCCTCGGCGACGACAAGCTGCACTACTTCGGGATCTCGTACGGCACGGAACTGGGCGGTGTGTACGCCCACTTGTTCCCCAAACGGGTGGGGCGGGCCCTCTTCGACGCGGTGGTGGACCCGACTCAGGACCCGGCGCAGGGATCGCTCGGGCAGGCCAAGGGCTTCCAGCTCGCGCTCGACAACTTCGCCGAGGACTGCACGTCGAAGACGGAGGACTGCCCGCTCGGCGACAGCGCCCAGGACGTCAAGGACCGGATCGCCACCCTGCTCAGGGACCTCGACCGCAAGCCCATCCCGGGCGTCTTCCCCCGGCAGCTGACCCAGACCGCCGCCACCAGCGGCATCGCGCAGTCCCTGTACTCGCAGGAGTTCTGGGAGTACCTCACCGAAGGACTCCAGCAGGCGTACGACGGTGACGGCAGGGTGCTGATGCTGCTGGCCGACTCGATGAACGGGCGCAACCAGGACGGCGAGTACAGCAACATCGCCGCCGCCAACGTCTCCATCAACTGCGCCGACGACAAGCCCCGCTACACCACCGCCGACGTGCGGGCGAAGCTTCCGGAGTTCCGCGAGGCCTCGCCCCTCTTCGGCGACTATCTGGCGTGGGGTCTGGTCGGCTGCACCGACTGGGCGGTGGCGGGCGCCGCCGACCACCCGGACGTGAGCGCGCCGGGCTCGGCCCCGATCCTCGTGGTCGGCAACACCGGCGACCCGGCGACGCCTTACGAGGGCGCCCGCAAGATGGTGGACTCACTGGGCAAGGGCGTCGGGGTCGAGGTGACGTACAAGGGCCAGGGGCATGGGTCGTACGACAGCGGAAACAAGTGCGTGCGCGACGCCGTGAACGGCTACCTGCTGGACGGCAAGGTCCCGCCGACCGGCAAGGTCTGCTCATGA
- a CDS encoding alpha/beta hydrolase has translation MARIARWTALAAAALLVAGCSGSSGGGEDESKDDGRPPAAAASDTTGLPASLTSQKLDWNSCEATASGSTPGDDWRCATLKVPLDWSKPAGETIGLALIRSESSGSPEKRIGSLLFNFGGPGGSGVDYLPPYGPTFSALNERYDLVSWDPRGVAASEGVRCRENKEIQTAESVDTTPDTSAEETAFLQDAADFGKGCQESAGKLMGHVSTTDTARDMDLMRHVLGDQKMHYFGISYGTELGGVYAHLFPKNVGRLLLDAVVDPSAGIVGHAKNQARGFQRALEDYLKSTGEDPEEGSQKIADLLKRIDSEPLSTASGRDLTQQLALTGIIYPLYSKSSWPALTSALAAAEDGDGTELLAQADSYNDRDASGRYGTTTHSQRVISCLDAKERPTPEEARKLLPEFRKISPVFGDSMGWDTAGWCHDWPVAGQRETPEVSAPGAEPVLVVGNTGDPATPYEGARKMADELGKGVGVQLTWKGEGHGAYGSGSDCVDSTVNDYLLDGTVPEDGKVCE, from the coding sequence ATGGCGCGTATCGCACGGTGGACGGCTCTGGCCGCCGCCGCGTTGCTGGTGGCCGGCTGCAGCGGCTCGTCCGGGGGCGGTGAGGACGAGAGCAAGGACGACGGCAGGCCGCCTGCCGCGGCAGCCTCCGACACGACGGGTCTGCCCGCTTCGCTCACCTCGCAGAAGCTCGACTGGAACAGCTGCGAGGCCACGGCGAGCGGCTCCACGCCGGGCGACGACTGGCGGTGCGCGACGCTCAAGGTGCCACTGGACTGGTCGAAGCCGGCCGGCGAGACCATCGGCCTCGCGCTGATCCGCAGCGAGTCGAGTGGTTCCCCGGAGAAGCGCATCGGCTCGCTGCTGTTCAACTTCGGCGGACCGGGCGGTTCGGGCGTCGACTACCTGCCGCCGTACGGACCCACGTTCTCCGCGCTCAACGAGCGGTACGACCTGGTGAGCTGGGACCCGCGCGGCGTCGCGGCCAGCGAGGGCGTGCGCTGCCGGGAGAACAAGGAGATCCAGACGGCCGAGTCGGTCGACACCACGCCGGACACCTCCGCCGAGGAGACCGCGTTCCTCCAGGACGCGGCCGACTTCGGCAAGGGCTGCCAGGAGTCGGCGGGCAAGCTCATGGGCCACGTCTCGACGACCGACACGGCCCGGGACATGGACCTGATGCGCCATGTCCTCGGCGACCAGAAGATGCACTACTTCGGCATCTCGTACGGCACCGAACTGGGCGGCGTGTACGCCCACTTGTTCCCCAAGAACGTGGGGCGCCTGCTCCTCGACGCGGTCGTCGACCCGAGCGCCGGCATAGTGGGCCACGCCAAGAACCAGGCCAGGGGCTTCCAGCGCGCCCTGGAGGACTACCTCAAGTCCACGGGCGAGGACCCCGAGGAAGGCTCCCAGAAGATCGCGGACCTGCTGAAGCGCATCGACTCCGAACCGCTGTCGACGGCGAGCGGCCGCGACCTCACCCAGCAGCTGGCCCTCACGGGCATCATCTACCCGCTCTACAGCAAGTCGTCCTGGCCCGCCCTCACCAGCGCGCTCGCGGCGGCCGAGGACGGCGACGGTACGGAACTGCTCGCGCAGGCGGACAGCTACAACGACCGTGACGCGTCGGGACGCTACGGCACGACGACGCATTCACAACGGGTCATATCGTGCTTGGACGCCAAGGAGCGGCCGACGCCCGAGGAGGCGCGGAAGCTGCTCCCCGAGTTCCGGAAGATCTCGCCGGTCTTCGGCGATTCGATGGGCTGGGACACGGCCGGCTGGTGTCACGACTGGCCGGTGGCCGGTCAGCGCGAGACGCCGGAGGTGAGCGCGCCCGGCGCGGAGCCCGTCCTGGTCGTGGGCAACACCGGCGACCCGGCGACGCCGTACGAGGGCGCCCGCAAGATGGCCGACGAGCTGGGCAAGGGGGTCGGTGTGCAGCTCACCTGGAAGGGCGAGGGACATGGGGCGTACGGGAGCGGGAGCGACTGTGTCGACAGCACGGTGAACGACTACCTGCTGGACGGGACGGTGCCGGAGGACGGCAAGGTCTGCGAGTAG
- the moeZ gene encoding adenylyltransferase/sulfurtransferase MoeZ, producing the protein MSLPPLVEPAAELTVDEVRRYSRHLIIPDVGMDGQKRLKNAKVLCVGAGGLGSPALMYLAAAGVGTLGIVEFDEVDESNLQRQIIHSQADIGRSKAESARDSVLGINPYVNVVLHEERLEAENVMDIFSQYDLIVDGTDNFATRYLVNDACVLLNKPYVWGSIYRFDGQASVFWSEHGPCYRCLYPEPPPPGMVPSCAEGGVLGVLCASIGSIQVNEAIKLLAGIGEPLLGRLMIYDALEMQYRQVKVRKDPNCAVCGENPTVTELIDYEAFCGVVSEEAQEAAAGSTITPKQLKEWIDDGESIEIIDVREINEYEIVSIPGAKLIPKNEFLMGTALETLPQDKKIVLHCKTGVRSAEVLAVLKSAGFADAVHVGGGVIGWVNQIEPEKPVY; encoded by the coding sequence GTGTCGCTGCCACCCCTGGTCGAGCCAGCTGCTGAGCTCACCGTAGACGAGGTCCGCAGGTACTCCCGCCACCTGATCATCCCCGACGTGGGCATGGACGGGCAGAAGCGGCTGAAGAACGCCAAGGTGCTCTGTGTGGGCGCCGGCGGCCTGGGCTCGCCGGCGCTGATGTACTTGGCCGCCGCGGGCGTCGGCACGCTCGGCATCGTGGAGTTCGACGAGGTCGACGAGTCGAACCTGCAGCGCCAGATCATCCACAGCCAGGCGGACATCGGCCGCTCCAAGGCCGAGTCGGCCCGCGACAGCGTGCTGGGCATCAACCCGTACGTGAACGTGGTCCTTCACGAAGAGCGGCTCGAAGCCGAGAACGTGATGGACATCTTCAGCCAGTACGACCTGATCGTCGACGGCACGGACAACTTCGCGACCCGCTACCTGGTCAACGACGCGTGCGTGCTGCTCAACAAGCCGTACGTGTGGGGCTCGATCTACCGCTTCGACGGCCAGGCCTCGGTCTTCTGGTCCGAGCACGGCCCCTGCTACCGCTGCCTCTACCCGGAGCCCCCGCCGCCGGGCATGGTCCCCTCCTGCGCCGAGGGCGGCGTCCTCGGTGTGCTGTGCGCGTCCATCGGCTCCATCCAGGTCAACGAGGCCATCAAGCTCCTCGCGGGCATCGGTGAGCCGCTCCTCGGCCGCCTGATGATCTACGACGCCCTGGAGATGCAGTACCGCCAGGTCAAGGTCCGCAAGGACCCGAACTGCGCGGTCTGCGGCGAGAACCCCACCGTCACCGAGCTCATCGACTACGAGGCCTTCTGCGGCGTCGTCTCCGAGGAGGCCCAGGAGGCGGCCGCCGGCTCGACGATCACTCCCAAGCAGCTCAAGGAGTGGATCGACGACGGCGAGAGCATCGAGATCATCGACGTCCGCGAGATCAACGAGTACGAGATCGTCTCGATCCCCGGCGCCAAGCTGATCCCGAAGAACGAGTTCCTCATGGGCACCGCCCTGGAGACCCTCCCGCAGGACAAGAAGATCGTCCTGCACTGCAAGACGGGTGTCCGCAGCGCGGAGGTCCTCGCGGTCCTCAAGTCGGCCGGTTTCGCGGACGCCGTGCACGTGGGCGGCGGCGTGATCGGCTGGGTCAACCAGATCGAGCCGGAGAAGCCGGTGTACTAG
- a CDS encoding spherulation-specific family 4 protein, producing MPHLTSTATGTASTDLRVGFGIPGYAHPLVAPVEWGELTRPGTPLHWVALNVADGPGSRPDPRCLEAAGRLRNAGVRVLGRLDVTYGVRAFRELVSDAHRYLDWYQVDGFLLDRCPTERTALPEIRRTADTLRALLGDGGHEGHIVLGHGTHPYPGYAETADQLVTFTGPWSDYRWSQVAEWTAEYPPERFCHFVHSVPRGHLDEALRIARWQGASTIYFTDRTDHGGSADPWESMPGYWDEIVSRIGTGVSE from the coding sequence ATGCCGCATCTGACCAGCACCGCAACGGGCACCGCGAGCACCGACTTACGGGTCGGCTTCGGTATCCCCGGCTATGCGCACCCCCTTGTCGCCCCGGTCGAATGGGGCGAACTCACCCGCCCCGGAACCCCCTTGCACTGGGTCGCACTGAACGTCGCCGACGGCCCCGGCAGCCGCCCCGACCCCCGCTGCCTGGAGGCGGCCGGGCGCCTGCGCAACGCGGGCGTCCGGGTCCTCGGCCGCCTGGACGTGACGTACGGCGTACGAGCCTTCCGCGAGCTCGTCTCCGACGCGCACCGCTATCTCGACTGGTACCAGGTCGACGGCTTCCTCCTGGACCGCTGTCCCACGGAGCGGACCGCACTCCCCGAGATCCGTCGTACGGCCGACACCCTGCGCGCGCTCCTCGGCGACGGGGGCCACGAGGGCCACATCGTCCTCGGCCACGGCACGCATCCCTATCCCGGATATGCCGAGACCGCGGACCAGTTGGTGACCTTCACCGGACCCTGGAGCGACTACCGCTGGTCGCAGGTGGCGGAGTGGACCGCCGAGTACCCGCCCGAGCGCTTCTGCCACTTCGTGCACAGCGTGCCCCGCGGCCATCTCGACGAGGCGCTGCGCATCGCCCGCTGGCAGGGAGCCTCGACGATCTACTTCACCGACCGCACGGACCACGGCGGTTCGGCCGACCCCTGGGAGAGCATGCCCGGCTACTGGGACGAGATCGTCTCGCGGATCGGAACAGGTGTCTCGGAATGA
- a CDS encoding NAD(P)-dependent oxidoreductase, giving the protein MRVLLIGANGYLGRFVADRLLADPAVQLTALGRGDDADVRFDLASGSPGALTRFLDAVHPGVVVNCAGATRGGARELTRHNTVAVATVCEALRRSGCGARLVQIGCGAEYGPSQPGSSTAEDAVPRPGGPYGVSKLAATELVLGSGLDAVVLRVFSPAGPGTPAGSPLGRLAEAMRRAMQSGDGELKLGGLGVQRDFIDVRDVARAVHAASLSAAQGVINIGSGRAVRLRDAASVLARVAGYGGALHELDAPPVPVRPSIGHPRSEPEHTAPAAYPYPDGCGSWQQADVRTARDRLGWRPRINLEESLADIWMEAACRI; this is encoded by the coding sequence ATGAGGGTGCTGCTGATCGGAGCCAACGGATACCTGGGCCGGTTCGTCGCCGACCGCCTCCTCGCCGACCCCGCCGTGCAGCTCACCGCACTCGGCCGGGGCGACGACGCGGACGTACGCTTCGACCTCGCCAGCGGCAGCCCGGGCGCGCTCACCCGCTTCCTGGACGCGGTGCACCCCGGCGTCGTCGTCAACTGCGCCGGAGCCACCCGCGGCGGCGCCCGCGAGCTGACCCGGCACAACACCGTCGCCGTCGCCACCGTCTGCGAAGCCCTGCGCCGCAGCGGCTGCGGAGCGCGCCTCGTGCAGATCGGCTGTGGCGCGGAGTACGGCCCCAGCCAGCCCGGCTCCTCCACGGCCGAGGACGCCGTACCCCGCCCCGGCGGCCCGTACGGCGTCAGCAAACTCGCCGCCACCGAACTGGTCCTCGGGTCCGGTCTGGACGCCGTCGTCCTGCGGGTGTTCTCGCCCGCCGGGCCCGGCACCCCGGCCGGCTCGCCCCTCGGCCGCCTCGCCGAGGCCATGCGCCGCGCCATGCAGTCCGGCGACGGCGAACTCAAACTCGGTGGCCTCGGCGTCCAACGCGACTTCATCGACGTACGCGATGTCGCCCGTGCCGTCCACGCCGCCTCCCTCTCCGCCGCTCAGGGCGTCATCAACATCGGATCCGGTCGTGCCGTACGCCTCCGCGACGCCGCCTCCGTCCTCGCGCGCGTCGCCGGCTACGGCGGTGCCCTGCACGAACTCGACGCACCGCCCGTCCCGGTCAGGCCATCCATCGGCCACCCCCGCTCCGAACCGGAGCACACGGCCCCGGCCGCGTACCCCTACCCGGACGGCTGCGGCAGCTGGCAGCAGGCCGACGTGCGCACCGCACGCGACCGGCTCGGCTGGCGCCCCCGGATCAACCTCGAGGAATCCCTCGCCGACATCTGGATGGAGGCGGCATGCCGCATCTGA
- a CDS encoding DUF3492 domain-containing protein, with protein MRIGLLTEGGYPYVSGDARLWCDRLVRGLGQHEFDIYALSRSERQEDEGWIELPPQVSRVRTAPLWTADDDGVGYGRRARRRFAECYGELAAAVCAGDAPAGSAESAGSVASPGTAGTSGTAGTRGSVRSAGSAGVADGASGGVADRFGNALYGLAELARDEGGLVGALRSETAVRALERACRAPGALRAARGARVPDLLAVAAQVERALRPLSLDWYEDDGLGSVDLCHATSGGAAALPGLLARHFAGIPLLVTEYGVQLRAHYLGAREDLAGRMASSSARALLAAFYGRLAAETYRQAEVITPGNTHARRWQERCGADRAKIRTVYPGMEASRFSDVGESAETAEADTLVWVGRIEPAKDLISLLHAFAEIRMQEPKTRLRIVGAPAEGLESATYLAHCKTLAAQLFPDGADGVHSVGDSPVSFEEIGGPDVPTLPEAYATGAVVVLSSVVEGFPISLVEAMFCGRATVSTDVGAVVEVIGGTGLVVPPRNPRALAEACVSLLRDPDRRARLGAAARARALELFTVEQNTTAFHGIYLDIVTHCPVRRVVVGASGEPLPFAVTAEAHVPGRWADSGTRPVAGRPGPGWAAGPPARGVPLGSSSGAASGEAVPAREGAW; from the coding sequence GTGCGCATCGGACTGCTTACGGAGGGTGGCTATCCGTATGTGAGCGGTGACGCCAGGCTCTGGTGCGACCGGCTCGTGCGCGGGCTCGGGCAGCACGAGTTCGACATCTACGCGCTCAGCCGCAGCGAGCGGCAGGAGGACGAGGGCTGGATCGAGCTCCCGCCCCAGGTCAGCCGCGTACGCACCGCGCCGCTGTGGACCGCGGACGACGACGGTGTCGGGTACGGACGACGGGCGCGGCGGCGGTTCGCCGAGTGCTACGGGGAGTTGGCGGCGGCCGTGTGCGCGGGGGACGCGCCCGCGGGGTCCGCCGAGTCGGCGGGTTCGGTTGCGTCGCCGGGGACGGCGGGGACGTCGGGAACGGCGGGGACGCGGGGATCCGTGAGGTCGGCCGGTTCCGCAGGAGTGGCCGACGGTGCCTCCGGGGGTGTGGCGGACCGTTTCGGCAATGCGCTGTACGGGCTCGCGGAACTCGCCCGGGACGAGGGAGGCCTGGTCGGCGCCCTGCGCTCCGAGACCGCCGTGCGTGCTCTGGAGCGCGCCTGTCGCGCGCCCGGCGCACTGCGTGCCGCACGCGGCGCCCGCGTACCAGACCTGCTCGCCGTCGCCGCCCAGGTGGAGCGCGCGCTGCGCCCGCTGTCGCTCGACTGGTACGAGGACGACGGGCTCGGCTCGGTCGACCTCTGCCACGCCACGTCCGGCGGCGCGGCGGCCCTGCCCGGGCTGTTGGCTCGGCACTTCGCGGGCATACCCCTGCTGGTCACGGAGTACGGCGTGCAGCTGCGGGCGCACTATCTCGGTGCCCGGGAGGATCTGGCGGGCCGGATGGCTTCGTCCTCGGCGCGGGCGCTGCTCGCCGCGTTCTACGGTCGGCTCGCCGCCGAGACGTACCGGCAGGCCGAGGTCATCACGCCCGGCAACACGCACGCCCGCCGCTGGCAGGAGCGCTGCGGCGCCGACCGCGCCAAGATCCGTACCGTCTATCCCGGCATGGAGGCCTCCCGCTTCTCGGACGTGGGCGAGAGTGCCGAAACCGCCGAGGCGGACACCCTGGTGTGGGTCGGGCGCATCGAACCCGCCAAGGACCTGATCTCGCTGCTGCACGCCTTCGCGGAGATCCGCATGCAGGAGCCCAAGACGCGGTTGAGGATCGTCGGCGCGCCGGCCGAGGGGCTGGAGAGCGCGACCTATCTCGCGCACTGCAAGACGCTGGCGGCGCAACTCTTCCCCGACGGGGCCGACGGCGTGCACAGCGTCGGCGACAGCCCCGTCTCCTTCGAGGAGATCGGCGGACCGGACGTACCGACCCTCCCGGAGGCCTACGCGACGGGCGCCGTCGTCGTCCTGTCCAGCGTCGTCGAGGGCTTCCCGATCAGCCTCGTCGAGGCGATGTTCTGCGGGCGCGCCACGGTGTCCACCGATGTCGGCGCGGTGGTGGAGGTCATCGGCGGTACGGGTCTCGTGGTGCCGCCGCGCAACCCGCGGGCGCTCGCCGAGGCGTGCGTCTCCCTGTTGCGCGACCCGGACCGCCGTGCGCGCCTCGGTGCGGCGGCACGCGCGCGTGCACTCGAACTGTTCACCGTCGAGCAGAACACCACAGCATTTCACGGCATTTACCTCGACATCGTCACGCACTGTCCGGTCCGGCGGGTCGTCGTCGGCGCCTCGGGCGAGCCCCTGCCGTTCGCCGTAACGGCCGAGGCCCACGTGCCCGGGCGGTGGGCCGACTCCGGCACACGACCGGTCGCGGGCAGACCCGGGCCGGGCTGGGCGGCGGGACCGCCGGCCCGGGGCGTCCCCCTCGGGTCCTCCTCGGGAGCCGCTTCCGGCGAGGCCGTGCCTGCGAGGGAGGGGGCGTGGTGA
- a CDS encoding DUF3152 domain-containing protein, with product MGRHSRRRGSAPKRDTADIPVVPAARPEPEPEPQTRKRAGRRQGPAGQQPSPPPMGGTPSRGVPRLPDGWTPRGPEALPGQGVQRPGGGMPPGGAPGGASGFAGGAPAGGPQRFSAGPPTGGVPRLPDGTPAHGFPRLPDGTPAHGTPRYPDGTPAHGVPRVRGGHPEQRETGGSWGELRGGPPGTGVGYGVPRASPQGPPYGPGPGPRPGPGQGQGQGPGQGQGQGVPQGRLGPTVPRQRQAPPPAGARGARQAYLDAFDEVDDPFAPRSAASAALRADPYAFGTSATAWDDEVEHRTRPGDQEPPESRPEKARGGKGRAFTGIAAAAVITVLAVVVAAQAINGRDDNSARPQTASDADEGVKDSASRTDGRPVPSASAGAGEGVATLSYAQQMATKYPLAADLKGSGQFAAVSGFDKAPGSGRKYTYRVDVEKGLGLDGGLFAKAVQKTLNDDRSWAHDGDRTFERVSSGKSDFVITLASPGTTAFWCAKSGLDTKEDNVSCDSAATERVMINAYRWAQGAETYGDKMYPYRQMLINHEVGHRLGFGHVSCSVDGGLAPVMQQQTKFLDHDGIRCRPNPWAFPGS from the coding sequence GTGGGACGTCACAGCCGCCGCCGCGGATCCGCCCCCAAGAGGGACACCGCCGACATACCTGTAGTTCCCGCTGCCCGCCCAGAACCGGAACCGGAACCGCAGACAAGGAAACGGGCCGGGCGTCGTCAGGGTCCCGCCGGACAGCAGCCTTCGCCGCCGCCGATGGGCGGGACGCCGTCCCGGGGCGTGCCCCGGCTGCCCGACGGGTGGACGCCCCGAGGGCCGGAAGCCCTTCCGGGGCAGGGAGTTCAGCGGCCCGGGGGCGGGATGCCTCCTGGTGGGGCCCCGGGTGGGGCCTCAGGTTTCGCGGGTGGCGCGCCCGCTGGGGGACCTCAGAGGTTCTCCGCCGGCCCGCCCACGGGTGGAGTGCCTCGGCTTCCCGACGGCACTCCCGCGCATGGGTTTCCCCGACTTCCCGACGGGACTCCGGCGCACGGCACGCCGCGTTATCCCGACGGCACCCCCGCTCATGGCGTACCGCGGGTGCGCGGTGGACATCCCGAGCAGCGGGAAACCGGCGGTTCCTGGGGCGAGTTGAGGGGTGGGCCGCCGGGGACGGGCGTCGGGTACGGAGTACCTCGGGCATCCCCGCAGGGACCTCCCTACGGACCTGGACCTGGACCCCGACCCGGTCCAGGCCAAGGTCAAGGCCAAGGCCCTGGTCAAGGCCAAGGTCAAGGCGTGCCGCAGGGTCGCCTCGGTCCGACCGTCCCCCGGCAGCGGCAGGCGCCGCCCCCGGCGGGAGCCCGCGGCGCCCGGCAGGCCTACCTCGATGCCTTCGACGAGGTCGACGACCCCTTCGCGCCCCGCTCGGCCGCCTCGGCGGCGCTCCGCGCGGACCCGTACGCCTTCGGCACCTCCGCCACCGCCTGGGACGACGAGGTCGAGCACAGGACGCGCCCAGGCGATCAGGAGCCCCCAGAGTCGCGGCCGGAGAAGGCCAGGGGAGGCAAGGGCCGGGCCTTCACCGGTATCGCGGCCGCCGCGGTCATCACCGTCCTGGCGGTCGTCGTGGCCGCGCAGGCCATCAACGGGCGCGATGACAACTCCGCACGCCCGCAGACCGCGAGCGACGCCGATGAGGGGGTCAAGGACTCCGCGTCGCGCACCGACGGCCGGCCGGTCCCGTCCGCGTCGGCGGGTGCGGGTGAGGGTGTGGCCACGCTGTCGTACGCCCAGCAGATGGCGACGAAATATCCGCTGGCCGCCGATCTCAAGGGTTCCGGGCAATTCGCCGCGGTCTCCGGATTCGACAAGGCGCCGGGAAGCGGGCGGAAGTACACCTATCGCGTCGACGTCGAGAAGGGCCTCGGTCTCGACGGTGGGCTCTTCGCCAAGGCCGTACAGAAAACCCTGAACGACGACCGGAGTTGGGCCCACGACGGCGACCGCACCTTCGAGCGGGTCTCCTCCGGGAAGTCCGACTTCGTCATCACTCTGGCAAGTCCCGGGACGACGGCGTTCTGGTGTGCCAAGTCGGGCCTCGACACCAAAGAGGACAACGTCTCCTGCGACTCGGCCGCCACCGAGCGCGTGATGATCAACGCGTATCGCTGGGCCCAGGGTGCCGAGACGTACGGCGACAAGATGTACCCGTACCGCCAGATGCTGATCAACCACGAGGTCGGCCACCGGCTCGGCTTCGGCCATGTGAGCTGCAGTGTGGATGGCGGGCTCGCTCCCGTCATGCAGCAGCAGACCAAATTCCTTGACCACGACGGAATCCGCTGCCGGCCCAACCCCTGGGCCTTCCCCGGGAGCTGA
- a CDS encoding alpha/beta fold hydrolase: MSSTELPSVMATSVVPKVGTVRVAAGERLRTVGLPGITLTVRARPPARKGLAPALYVHGLGGSSQNWSALMPLLDGLVDSEAVDLPGFGDSPPPDDGDYSVTGHARAVIRYLDASERGPVHLFGNSMGGAVTTRVAAVRPDLVRTLTLVSPALPEIRVQRTAMPTALLALPGVAGLFTRFTKGWSAEQRVRGVTALCYGDPGMVTPEGFRNAVEEMERRLALPYFWDAMARSARGIVNAYTLGGQHGLWRQAERVLAPTLLVYGGRDQLVSYRMAQPAARAFRDSRLLSLPDAGHVAMMEYPESVARAFRELLADTGELADIGATGVRS, from the coding sequence ATGTCTTCGACCGAACTGCCGTCCGTAATGGCTACTTCCGTCGTGCCCAAGGTCGGGACCGTCAGGGTGGCCGCGGGGGAGCGGCTGCGCACGGTCGGGCTCCCCGGGATCACGCTGACGGTCCGGGCGAGACCGCCGGCCCGGAAGGGACTGGCGCCCGCGCTGTACGTGCACGGGCTGGGCGGTTCCTCGCAGAACTGGTCGGCGCTGATGCCCCTCCTGGACGGCCTCGTGGACAGCGAGGCCGTTGATCTGCCGGGCTTCGGAGACTCGCCGCCGCCGGACGACGGCGACTACTCGGTGACCGGGCACGCGCGTGCGGTGATCCGCTATCTCGACGCGTCCGAGCGCGGGCCCGTGCACCTCTTCGGGAACTCGATGGGCGGTGCCGTCACGACGCGCGTCGCCGCCGTACGGCCCGATCTCGTCCGCACACTCACCCTCGTCTCACCGGCGCTCCCGGAGATCCGGGTCCAGCGCACGGCCATGCCGACGGCGCTGCTCGCTCTGCCCGGGGTGGCGGGCCTGTTCACCAGGTTCACCAAGGGCTGGTCAGCCGAACAGCGCGTACGAGGTGTCACGGCGCTCTGTTACGGCGACCCCGGCATGGTCACGCCCGAGGGGTTCCGCAACGCGGTCGAGGAGATGGAGCGGAGGCTCGCCCTCCCTTACTTCTGGGACGCCATGGCGCGCTCGGCACGCGGCATCGTGAACGCGTACACGCTGGGCGGTCAGCACGGACTGTGGCGCCAGGCCGAGCGTGTCCTCGCGCCGACGCTCCTCGTCTACGGGGGCCGTGACCAGCTCGTCTCGTACCGCATGGCCCAGCCGGCGGCACGCGCCTTCCGCGATTCCCGGTTGCTGTCGTTGCCTGACGCGGGGCACGTGGCGATGATGGAGTACCCGGAGAGCGTCGCCAGGGCCTTCCGTGAACTCCTCGCGGACACCGGCGAGTTGGCCGACATCGGCGCCACCGGCGTGAGGAGCTGA